GTAAAGAAAGAGTGGGATCGGGATACACGTGAAGGAAGGAGTCTGAAAGTTGTGTTATTGGGCTCTTCCCGGCTTTTACTCAAGAAAGGACTGACAGAATCATTGGCAGGGCGTTTTGAATTAATAAGAATGACCCATTGGTCTCTTTTGGAAATGCAAGATGCTTTCGGATGGGATACAGATACTTATATTTATTATGGAGGGTATCCGGGAGCTGCCTCTTTGGTGAAAGATGAAGTCCGATGGAGGAATTATGTGAAGGACGCACTTGTCGAAACTGCCATATCTAAAGATGTATTGTTGACTTCCAACATTTATAAGCCGGCTCTTATGAGGCAATTGTTTGAGTTGGGGTGTAGTTATTCCGGTGAATTGTTATCACTGAATAAAATGTTGGGGCAGCTTCAAGATGCTGGAAACGTGACTACCTTATCCAATTATCTTCAAATTTTGGATCAGTCCAGTTTATTGGCAGGATTGCAAAAGTATGCTTCGGATAGTGCCCGGAAATATAATTCCATTCCTAAGTATCAGGTGTATAACAATGCGCTGAAGAACGTTTATAACAGTGCTACGTTTCTACAAAGTCGGGGAGACCCTAAACAGTGGGGGAGAGAAGTGGAATCTGCCGTTGGCTCTTATTTGATTAATCAAGCGGAAGTCATAGGATTTAAGTTGTATTATTGGCGTGACGGACGAGATGAAGTCGATTTTGTTATAGAGAAAAATAATCGTTTGGTAGGACTGGAAGTTAAAAGCGGTAGGCGGGGAATGAATAACGGATTGTCTGTTTTCAGAGAATTATTCAGGCCTTATAGGACATTTGTTATAGGAACTAATGGAATAGCAATAGACGAATTTCTCAAAGCGGATATTAATCTTTTATTCCAATAGTTCCTGGATTCTATTTTATGGCAGCGGGTCAGCCTTTGCAGGACGTTTCGGGTCATAAACGGCTACGCCTACCTTGGAATCCGCACAGCCGTAATACAAATACCACTTGTTTTTGAAGTAAACCATTCCTTCTATAAAGACAGTGCCATCTACATATTGCCCGCTTTTCTCGAAGCTGTCCATCGGACGGAAGAACGGTTCGTCAAGACGGGTGATGAAACGGGTCGGTTCGTTGGCGTCGAAGAGGGCTTGACCGGCGGCATAGACATTGGCAGTGTAGCGT
The DNA window shown above is from Bacteroides faecium and carries:
- a CDS encoding ATP-binding protein; its protein translation is MYKRVQYQEVKSRLEEPRRFIQVLAGPRQVGKSTLIGQVVDDLSIPFSSYSADDVPGVSSSWISDVWESVRAQMVIQAEKEHLLVIDEVQKLDNWSEVVKKEWDRDTREGRSLKVVLLGSSRLLLKKGLTESLAGRFELIRMTHWSLLEMQDAFGWDTDTYIYYGGYPGAASLVKDEVRWRNYVKDALVETAISKDVLLTSNIYKPALMRQLFELGCSYSGELLSLNKMLGQLQDAGNVTTLSNYLQILDQSSLLAGLQKYASDSARKYNSIPKYQVYNNALKNVYNSATFLQSRGDPKQWGREVESAVGSYLINQAEVIGFKLYYWRDGRDEVDFVIEKNNRLVGLEVKSGRRGMNNGLSVFRELFRPYRTFVIGTNGIAIDEFLKADINLLFQ